The Streptococcus oralis Uo5 genome includes a window with the following:
- a CDS encoding zinc-ribbon domain-containing protein: protein MILFWDSKGYQKDLGHTQTAIECGHCNNVGAWEITETGRKFTLYWIPLFPYGKTYFVSCPICHYGKEIEKSEVESFLNY from the coding sequence ATGATTCTGTTTTGGGATTCTAAAGGTTATCAGAAAGATTTGGGACATACGCAAACTGCTATCGAATGTGGCCATTGTAACAATGTTGGTGCTTGGGAAATTACAGAAACCGGACGCAAGTTTACTCTTTACTGGATTCCGCTCTTCCCTTATGGTAAAACTTATTTCGTTTCTTGTCCGATTTGCCACTACGGTAAAGAAATTGAGAAATCTGAAGTTGAAAGCTTTTTAAATTACTAG
- the gor gene encoding glutathione-disulfide reductase: MREYDIIAIGGGSGGIATMNRAGEHGAKAAVIEEKKLGGTCVNVGCVPKKIMWYGAQIAESFHHYGPDYGFTSSDVQFDFAKLRQNREAYIDRARSSYDGSFKRNGVDLIEGRAHFVDAHTVSVNGELIRAKHIVIATGARPSIPTIPGAELGGSSDDVFAWEQLPDSVAILGAGYIAVELAGVLHALGVKTDLFVRRDRPLRGFDSYIVEGLVNEMEKTGLPLHTHKVPVKLEESEQGITIHFEDGSNHTASQVIWATGRRPNVDGLELEKAGVTLNERGFIQVDEYQNTVVDGIYALGDVTGEKELTPVAIKAGRTLSERLFNGKTNAKMDYTTIPTVVFSHPAIGTVGLTEDQAIKEYGQDNIKVYKSSFASMYSAVTNHRQESRFKLITAGADEKVVGLHGLGYGVDEMIQGFAVAIKMGATKADFDTTVAIHPTASEEFVTMR, from the coding sequence ATGAGAGAATATGATATCATCGCTATCGGTGGAGGAAGCGGCGGCATTGCCACTATGAACCGCGCTGGCGAACACGGTGCTAAAGCAGCTGTTATCGAGGAGAAAAAATTAGGTGGAACCTGCGTCAATGTCGGCTGTGTTCCTAAGAAAATCATGTGGTATGGAGCGCAAATCGCTGAAAGCTTCCACCACTACGGCCCTGACTATGGTTTTACAAGTTCAGATGTTCAATTTGATTTTGCTAAACTTCGTCAAAATCGTGAAGCCTACATCGATCGTGCCCGCTCATCTTATGATGGAAGTTTCAAGCGCAACGGTGTTGATTTGATTGAAGGTCGTGCTCATTTCGTTGATGCTCATACAGTCAGCGTTAATGGTGAATTGATTCGTGCCAAACATATCGTGATTGCGACTGGCGCTCGTCCAAGCATTCCAACTATTCCTGGAGCTGAACTCGGTGGTAGCTCAGACGATGTCTTTGCTTGGGAACAACTTCCTGACTCCGTTGCGATTCTTGGAGCTGGCTATATCGCCGTTGAATTAGCAGGTGTTCTCCACGCGCTAGGAGTAAAAACGGACTTGTTTGTCCGTCGCGATCGTCCCTTGCGTGGTTTTGACAGCTACATCGTTGAAGGTCTTGTCAATGAAATGGAAAAAACAGGCCTTCCTTTGCACACCCATAAGGTACCCGTCAAACTAGAAGAATCAGAGCAAGGTATTACCATTCATTTTGAAGATGGTTCTAATCACACTGCCAGCCAAGTTATCTGGGCTACCGGCCGCCGTCCAAATGTAGACGGACTGGAGTTAGAAAAGGCTGGAGTTACACTCAACGAACGTGGGTTTATCCAAGTGGATGAGTATCAAAATACAGTTGTAGATGGCATCTATGCCCTCGGAGACGTCACTGGTGAGAAGGAACTAACTCCAGTAGCCATCAAGGCTGGACGTACCCTATCTGAACGTCTCTTTAACGGGAAAACAAATGCTAAGATGGACTACACGACTATCCCTACTGTTGTCTTCTCCCACCCAGCAATCGGAACAGTCGGTTTAACTGAAGATCAAGCTATCAAAGAATACGGCCAAGATAACATCAAAGTCTACAAGTCAAGCTTTGCATCTATGTACTCAGCCGTTACAAACCATCGTCAAGAATCTCGCTTCAAACTCATCACCGCCGGTGCTGACGAAAAAGTTGTTGGACTTCACGGACTTGGTTATGGAGTGGATGAGATGATTCAAGGATTCGCTGTTGCCATCAAGATGGGAGCTACCAAGGCAGACTTTGATACTACAGTAGCTATCCACCCAACCGCTTCAGAAGAATTTGTAACCATGCGCTAA
- a CDS encoding MazG nucleotide pyrophosphohydrolase domain-containing protein encodes MKDLTFRQLQAYLLEHYQQSRTEEGLFIKLVEEVGEVAEVLNGRSGRKEGVQDSNEELAKELADIIHYTVAIAAINDIDLTKTIFDKDKKAAIKYQHERDLEGFLENFQENKE; translated from the coding sequence ATGAAGGATTTAACCTTTAGACAATTACAAGCTTACTTACTCGAACATTACCAACAGTCTCGAACTGAGGAAGGCCTCTTTATCAAGCTAGTGGAGGAAGTCGGAGAAGTAGCTGAGGTCTTGAATGGGCGCTCTGGTCGAAAAGAGGGTGTCCAGGACTCAAATGAGGAACTAGCCAAAGAACTAGCTGATATTATTCACTACACTGTCGCAATTGCGGCCATCAACGATATTGACCTAACCAAAACTATCTTTGATAAAGATAAAAAAGCGGCCATTAAGTACCAACATGAAAGAGATTTGGAAGGATTTTTGGAAAACTTCCAAGAAAACAAGGAGTAA
- the rimM gene encoding ribosome maturation factor RimM (Essential for efficient processing of 16S rRNA), translating to MNYFNVGKIVNTQGLQGEMRVLSVTDFAEDRFKKGAELALFDEKDQFVQTVTIASHRKHKNFDIIKFKDMYHINAIEKYKGYSLKVAEEDLNSLDDGEFYYHEIIGLEVYEGDNLIGTIKEILQPGANDVWVVKRKGKRDLLLPYIPPVVLNVDIPNKRVDVDILEGLDDED from the coding sequence ATGAACTACTTTAATGTTGGGAAAATCGTCAATACGCAGGGTCTGCAGGGTGAGATGCGAGTCTTGTCTGTGACGGATTTTGCAGAAGATCGATTTAAAAAGGGAGCAGAGCTGGCTTTATTCGATGAAAAAGATCAGTTTGTCCAAACAGTGACCATTGCTAGCCACCGTAAGCATAAGAACTTTGACATTATCAAATTCAAAGACATGTACCATATCAATGCAATTGAAAAGTACAAGGGTTATAGCCTCAAGGTCGCTGAGGAAGATTTGAACTCTTTAGATGATGGTGAATTCTATTATCATGAGATTATCGGTTTGGAAGTTTACGAGGGAGACAACTTGATTGGAACTATCAAGGAAATCCTACAACCGGGAGCCAACGATGTCTGGGTGGTCAAGCGAAAAGGCAAGCGTGATTTGCTTTTACCTTACATTCCGCCAGTAGTTCTCAATGTTGATATTCCAAACAAGCGGGTTGATGTGGACATCTTAGAAGGGTTAGATGATGAAGATTGA
- a CDS encoding peptidylprolyl isomerase encodes MKKLATLLLLSTVALAGCTSIQRGLRGDEYVDSSISAEESSKAAAQAAKDLNDALTNENANFPQLSKEVAEDEAEVILHTNQGDIRIKLFPKLAPLAVENFLTHAKEGYYNGITFHRVIDGFMIQTGDPKGDGTGGQSIWHDKDKTKDKGTGFKNEISPYLYNIRGALAMANTGQPNTNGSQFFINQNSTDISAKLPTSKYPKKIIEAYKEGGNPSLDGKHPVFGQVIDGMDVVDKIAKAEKDEKDKPTTAITIDSIEVVKDYDFSKK; translated from the coding sequence ATGAAAAAACTAGCAACCCTTCTTTTACTATCAACTGTAGCCCTTGCTGGATGTACTAGTATCCAACGTGGTCTCCGTGGTGATGAGTATGTCGACTCCAGTATCTCAGCTGAAGAAAGCTCAAAAGCAGCTGCTCAGGCTGCCAAGGATTTGAATGACGCTTTGACCAATGAAAATGCCAACTTCCCTCAACTTTCTAAGGAAGTTGCCGAAGATGAAGCCGAGGTTATTTTACACACAAATCAAGGCGATATCCGCATTAAACTCTTTCCAAAACTAGCACCACTAGCAGTTGAAAACTTCCTTACTCACGCTAAGGAAGGCTACTATAACGGCATCACCTTCCACCGTGTCATCGATGGCTTTATGATCCAAACTGGAGATCCTAAGGGAGATGGTACAGGGGGCCAATCTATCTGGCATGATAAGGATAAAACAAAGGACAAGGGAACTGGTTTTAAAAATGAAATCTCTCCTTACCTATACAATATCCGAGGAGCCCTTGCTATGGCTAACACTGGTCAACCAAACACCAACGGTAGCCAGTTCTTCATCAACCAGAACTCAACAGATATTTCTGCTAAACTCCCTACCAGCAAGTATCCAAAGAAAATCATCGAAGCCTATAAAGAAGGTGGAAATCCAAGTCTAGACGGCAAACACCCTGTCTTTGGTCAAGTCATCGATGGCATGGATGTTGTTGACAAGATTGCCAAGGCTGAAAAAGATGAGAAAGACAAACCAACTACTGCTATTACCATTGACAGTATCGAAGTGGTCAAGGACTACGACTTCAGCAAGAAATAA
- a CDS encoding biotin transporter BioY, with amino-acid sequence MKKAHIYAIPAIGAALIAVLAQISLPIGPVPFTLQNFAIGLIATVFRPREAVLSVALYLLLGAIGLPVFAGGGAGFHVLVGPSAGYLWFDLVYAGLTSYLIHQNSGYIRIFLANLLGDSLVFVGGILSLHFLAGMPFDKALAVGVLPFILPDLGKVIAISFISRPLLERLKSLPYFSR; translated from the coding sequence TTGAAAAAAGCTCATATCTATGCTATCCCTGCTATCGGTGCTGCTCTCATCGCCGTATTGGCACAAATCAGTCTCCCTATCGGTCCTGTACCTTTCACTTTGCAAAACTTTGCAATCGGTCTGATTGCTACTGTTTTTAGACCTAGGGAAGCCGTCCTATCTGTAGCTCTCTATCTCTTGCTGGGTGCCATTGGTTTACCTGTTTTTGCAGGGGGAGGAGCTGGATTTCACGTTTTAGTCGGCCCAAGCGCAGGCTATCTTTGGTTCGATCTTGTCTATGCTGGACTTACATCTTATCTCATCCATCAAAATAGTGGCTACATTCGCATTTTCCTAGCCAACCTCTTGGGTGACTCCCTCGTCTTTGTCGGGGGAATTCTCAGCCTCCACTTCCTTGCTGGTATGCCATTCGATAAGGCACTAGCTGTCGGTGTCCTTCCCTTTATCCTCCCTGATCTTGGTAAGGTTATTGCCATTAGTTTCATTAGTCGTCCCCTACTCGAAAGATTGAAAAGCCTTCCATATTTTTCAAGATAA
- a CDS encoding ABC-F family ATP-binding cassette domain-containing protein has protein sequence MSILEVKNLSHGFGDRAIFEDVSFRLLKGEHIGLVGANGEGKSTFMSIVTGKMLPDEGKVEWSKYVTAGYLDQHAVLKEGQTVRDVLRTAFDELFKAETRINELYMEMAEDGADIDALMEEVGELQDRLESRDFYTLDAKIDEVARALGVMDYGIDTDVTALSGGQRTKVLLAKLLLEKPDILLLDEPTNYLDAEHIDWLKRYLQNYENAFVLISHDIPFLNDVINIVYHVENQQLTRYSGDYYQFQEVYAMKKSQLEAAYERQQKEIADLKDFVARNKARVATRNMAMSRQKKLDKMDIIELQSEKPKPSFDFKPARTPGRFIFQAKDLQIGYDRSLTKPLNLTFERNQKVVIIGANGIGKTTLLKSLLGIIPPIAGEVERGDYLELGYFEQEVEGGNRQTPLEAVWNAFPALNQAEVRAALARCGLTTKHIESQIQVLSGGEQAKVRFCLLMNRENNVLVLDEPTNHLDVDAKEELKRALKEYKGSILMVCHEPNFYEGWMDQIWDFNKLT, from the coding sequence ATGAGTATTTTAGAAGTTAAAAATTTGAGTCACGGTTTTGGTGATCGTGCAATTTTTGAAGATGTCTCCTTCCGTCTCCTCAAGGGAGAACATATCGGCTTAGTCGGTGCCAATGGTGAAGGAAAATCAACCTTTATGAGTATCGTGACTGGTAAGATGTTACCTGACGAAGGAAAGGTGGAGTGGTCTAAGTATGTGACTGCTGGCTATCTGGATCAGCATGCTGTGCTAAAGGAAGGTCAAACTGTGCGTGATGTCTTGCGTACAGCCTTTGATGAGCTATTTAAAGCAGAAACTCGTATCAATGAGCTCTATATGGAAATGGCAGAGGACGGAGCGGATATTGATGCACTGATGGAAGAAGTTGGCGAACTCCAAGACCGTTTGGAGAGTCGAGATTTCTATACTTTGGATGCTAAGATTGATGAAGTGGCGCGTGCCCTCGGTGTCATGGACTATGGTATAGATACAGACGTAACAGCCTTGTCAGGTGGACAAAGAACCAAGGTACTCTTGGCTAAACTTCTCCTTGAAAAGCCTGATATCTTGTTGCTGGACGAGCCAACCAACTACTTGGATGCCGAACACATTGACTGGCTCAAACGCTATCTCCAAAACTATGAGAATGCCTTTGTCTTGATTTCACATGATATTCCATTTTTGAATGATGTTATCAATATTGTCTATCATGTGGAAAATCAACAGTTGACGCGTTACTCTGGTGACTACTACCAGTTCCAAGAAGTTTATGCTATGAAGAAATCTCAGCTAGAGGCAGCCTATGAACGCCAGCAGAAAGAGATTGCAGACCTAAAGGACTTTGTTGCCCGAAACAAAGCGCGTGTTGCAACACGAAACATGGCCATGTCTCGTCAGAAGAAATTGGATAAGATGGATATCATCGAACTCCAAAGTGAGAAACCAAAACCATCCTTTGATTTCAAACCAGCTCGTACACCAGGGCGCTTTATCTTCCAAGCCAAGGACTTGCAGATTGGTTATGACCGTTCACTTACCAAACCCTTAAACCTCACCTTTGAACGCAATCAAAAGGTTGTCATTATTGGGGCAAATGGTATTGGGAAAACAACTCTCTTGAAGTCTCTCTTGGGGATTATTCCACCAATCGCTGGAGAAGTTGAACGTGGCGACTACCTTGAACTTGGTTACTTTGAACAAGAAGTAGAAGGTGGCAATCGTCAAACACCTCTAGAAGCGGTCTGGAACGCCTTTCCAGCACTCAATCAGGCAGAGGTTCGTGCAGCCCTTGCTCGTTGTGGTTTGACAACTAAGCATATCGAAAGCCAGATTCAGGTCTTATCAGGTGGGGAACAAGCCAAGGTGCGTTTCTGTCTCTTGATGAATCGAGAAAATAACGTCTTAGTGCTGGACGAGCCGACCAACCACCTAGATGTGGATGCTAAGGAAGAACTCAAACGGGCGCTTAAAGAATACAAAGGAAGCATTCTTATGGTTTGTCACGAACCAAACTTTTATGAAGGCTGGATGGACCAAATCTGGGACTTTAACAAGCTAACTTAA
- a CDS encoding TetR/AcrR family transcriptional regulator, with the protein MAKNTRELIIKALITLAKKNPQRSSFTMTEIAAEAGISRQAIYQKHFNNFEDIIEYIHEETNQDIFNVFNKYCPSNDGDPISFLADHILPLIYEKREVVNTLYTTQADPCWKEFLRGTYSEWVLKNVNYQLKYNFNKEDIAYIITTMAISFIEVWIRKDNPIPPEEYRETFIQLSKTSLCDYIVS; encoded by the coding sequence ATGGCAAAGAATACTCGTGAGCTAATCATTAAAGCTCTCATCACACTAGCTAAGAAAAATCCTCAACGTAGTTCTTTTACAATGACTGAAATTGCTGCTGAAGCTGGTATTTCACGACAAGCGATTTATCAAAAGCATTTTAACAACTTTGAAGATATTATCGAATACATTCACGAAGAGACCAATCAGGACATTTTTAACGTCTTTAATAAGTACTGCCCTAGCAATGATGGAGATCCTATCAGCTTTTTAGCAGACCATATACTTCCTCTCATATACGAAAAAAGGGAAGTTGTTAACACCTTGTATACTACACAAGCCGACCCATGTTGGAAGGAATTTCTGCGTGGAACATACTCAGAGTGGGTACTAAAGAATGTCAATTACCAACTGAAATATAATTTTAATAAAGAGGACATCGCTTATATCATTACAACCATGGCAATCTCTTTCATTGAAGTCTGGATTCGTAAAGATAATCCAATTCCACCTGAAGAGTATAGAGAGACTTTCATTCAATTGTCTAAGACTTCTCTCTGTGACTATATTGTGTCCTAA
- the rpsP gene encoding 30S ribosomal protein S16: MAVKIRLTRMGSKKKPFYRINVADSRSPRDGRFIETVGTYNPLVAENQVTLKEDRVLAWLADGAQPSDTVRNILSKEGVLKKFHDSKFSK; encoded by the coding sequence ATGGCAGTTAAAATCCGTTTGACTCGTATGGGTTCTAAGAAAAAACCTTTCTACCGTATCAATGTAGCAGACTCACGTTCACCACGTGACGGACGTTTCATCGAAACAGTTGGAACTTACAACCCACTTGTTGCTGAAAACCAAGTAACTTTGAAAGAAGACCGCGTTCTTGCATGGTTGGCTGATGGAGCTCAACCTTCAGATACAGTTCGCAACATCCTTTCAAAAGAAGGCGTATTGAAAAAATTCCACGATTCTAAATTCTCAAAATAA
- a CDS encoding DMT family transporter, which produces MNEKTKAYLAALSFSAIIGFSFLFTKIALGYASPLTNLAHRYTIAALVLAILHQTKLINVSLSRKDILSILPMSLFYPILFFIFQSFALQYISSSEAGILQALVPIFTLFLASVFLKEKTSLLQKFFLILSVAGVVFIFLSKGANFSTETASLGFLLMLGSVLANAINNILSKAKGGRYRAMDMTVVVIFVGFVTFNTLSLTSHYLEGNILSYFGPLGQVPYLLSILYLGILASIVTGSLSIYAIVRLGASTVSVFGNLGTVLTILAGALILHEPIYSYHVIGAALIITGILGMNLMRKK; this is translated from the coding sequence ATGAACGAGAAAACAAAAGCTTACCTAGCAGCCTTATCCTTTTCAGCGATCATTGGATTTTCTTTTTTATTTACTAAGATTGCTTTGGGCTATGCCAGTCCTCTCACCAACTTAGCACATCGCTATACAATCGCTGCTCTGGTATTGGCCATCCTTCATCAAACAAAACTTATCAATGTGAGTTTAAGTAGAAAAGATATTCTTTCTATTCTGCCTATGAGTCTTTTCTATCCAATCCTCTTTTTTATTTTCCAATCCTTTGCTTTACAGTATATATCGTCTTCTGAAGCGGGAATTTTACAGGCTCTTGTCCCGATTTTTACTCTCTTTTTGGCATCGGTCTTTCTCAAGGAAAAGACAAGTTTGCTGCAAAAGTTCTTTTTAATTTTATCCGTAGCAGGAGTAGTTTTCATCTTCCTTAGCAAAGGAGCGAACTTTAGCACGGAAACTGCTAGCTTGGGCTTTCTCTTGATGTTGGGATCCGTTCTTGCCAATGCGATAAACAATATCCTCAGCAAGGCTAAAGGAGGTCGCTATCGGGCCATGGATATGACAGTTGTTGTGATATTTGTTGGCTTCGTCACCTTTAATACGTTGAGTCTGACCTCTCACTATCTAGAGGGGAACATATTATCTTACTTTGGGCCACTTGGACAGGTACCCTATCTGCTTTCCATCCTCTATTTGGGAATACTAGCCTCTATCGTGACTGGTAGTCTCTCTATCTATGCTATTGTTCGCCTCGGGGCATCAACCGTCAGTGTCTTTGGCAATCTTGGAACAGTTTTGACCATTCTAGCTGGGGCTCTTATCCTCCACGAACCAATTTATAGTTACCATGTGATAGGAGCTGCTCTGATTATTACTGGAATTTTAGGCATGAATCTGATGAGAAAAAAGTAA
- a CDS encoding ATP cone domain-containing protein: MQVIKRNGEIAEFDPDKIYQAVLKAAQTVYVLTDDLRQNLAQVTKKVVLDLEEAKVERATISMIQSMVEHRLLGAGYITIAEHYISYRLQRDLERSGYGDHIAVHLHFEQIR; this comes from the coding sequence ATGCAAGTAATCAAACGTAATGGAGAAATTGCTGAATTTGATCCAGATAAAATTTACCAAGCTGTTCTAAAAGCAGCCCAAACAGTTTATGTTTTGACTGATGACCTACGTCAAAACTTAGCTCAAGTTACTAAAAAAGTCGTTTTGGACTTGGAAGAAGCAAAAGTAGAACGTGCCACTATCAGCATGATCCAGTCAATGGTTGAGCACCGCTTGCTTGGAGCTGGCTACATTACAATCGCAGAACACTATATCTCTTATCGCTTGCAACGCGATTTGGAGAGAAGTGGTTATGGCGACCATATCGCAGTTCACCTTCATTTTGAACAAATCCGTTAA
- the kphA gene encoding RNA-binding protein KphA, which produces MDTIENLIIAIVKPLISQPDALTIKIEDTPEFLEYHLDLDQSDVGRVIGRKGRTISAIRTIVYSVPTEDKKVRIVIDEK; this is translated from the coding sequence ATGGATACGATTGAAAATCTCATTATTGCGATTGTGAAACCATTGATTTCACAACCTGATGCCTTAACTATCAAGATCGAAGATACACCAGAGTTTTTGGAGTATCACTTGGATCTTGACCAAAGCGATGTCGGTCGTGTTATCGGTCGTAAGGGTCGCACTATCTCAGCGATAAGAACGATTGTCTACTCTGTCCCAACTGAAGACAAGAAAGTAAGAATCGTTATCGATGAAAAATAA
- the trmD gene encoding tRNA (guanosine(37)-N1)-methyltransferase TrmD, whose product MKIDILTLFPEMFSPLEHSIVGKAREKGLLDIQYHNFREYAEKARHVDDEPYGGGQGMLLRAQPIFDAFDAIEKKNPRVILLDPAGKQFDQAYAEDLAQEEELIFICGHYEGYDERIKTLVTDEISLGDYVLTGGELAAMTMIDATVRLIPEVIGKESSHQDDSFSSGLLEYPQYTRPYDYRGMVVPDVLMSGHHEKIRQWRLYESLKKTYERRPDLLENYQLTAEEEKMLAEIKENKE is encoded by the coding sequence ATGAAGATTGATATTTTAACCCTCTTTCCGGAGATGTTTTCTCCGCTGGAACACTCGATTGTTGGGAAGGCTCGAGAAAAAGGGCTCTTGGATATCCAGTATCATAATTTCAGAGAATACGCTGAAAAGGCCCGTCATGTTGACGACGAGCCCTACGGAGGCGGTCAGGGGATGTTACTCCGGGCTCAACCTATTTTCGATGCCTTTGATGCTATTGAAAAGAAAAATCCCCGTGTCATTCTTCTTGATCCTGCAGGTAAACAGTTCGATCAGGCTTACGCTGAGGATTTGGCTCAGGAAGAGGAACTGATCTTTATCTGTGGTCACTATGAAGGGTATGACGAGCGTATCAAGACCTTGGTAACCGATGAAATTTCCCTAGGAGACTATGTTTTGACTGGAGGAGAATTGGCGGCCATGACCATGATTGACGCGACCGTGCGCTTGATACCAGAAGTGATTGGTAAGGAGTCTAGCCACCAGGATGATAGCTTTTCTTCAGGTCTTCTCGAATACCCTCAGTACACACGTCCTTATGACTATCGTGGCATGGTGGTTCCAGATGTGCTCATGAGTGGGCACCATGAAAAGATTCGCCAGTGGCGGCTGTATGAGAGTCTAAAGAAAACCTACGAGCGCAGACCTGACCTGCTAGAAAACTATCAACTAACAGCCGAAGAAGAAAAGATGCTGGCTGAAATCAAAGAAAACAAAGAATAA
- a CDS encoding YdbC family protein: MAEFTFEIEEHLLTLSENDKGWTKELNRVSFNGAPAKFDIRTWSPDHTKMGKGITLSNEEFQVMVDAFKGGQ; encoded by the coding sequence ATGGCAGAATTTACATTTGAGATAGAAGAACACTTGCTCACCTTGTCTGAAAATGACAAAGGATGGACAAAAGAACTAAATAGAGTCAGCTTTAATGGAGCACCAGCAAAGTTTGATATTCGAACTTGGAGCCCCGACCATACCAAAATGGGCAAAGGAATCACGCTTTCCAATGAAGAATTTCAGGTAATGGTCGATGCCTTTAAAGGGGGACAATAA
- a CDS encoding alpha/beta fold hydrolase: MKPNDIAEAIAFYNRKSEVLERHLIAVVDCDLVVYHRLGNASKGHIIFYHGACGCSQMWAHQYDAFDGFDLYFVNVRGQGESPMKVGLPDLEGAVQDVDAILSYFQLDKVILVGHSWGGNPLQEYTYRHPERVLALVMVDSWGQHRYLSEKERGRIKYSSLMYKTIPWKVIADKNSKMCTDNPITRELVKTAIIETGRDVFLNLGITGFLAVHEIEGYKGNPPMLLVRGENDFPKHLKIIYDGIIVLNPNARQVTISDSKHQPMNDHPKEFNQIVGDFFEEVVAL, from the coding sequence ATGAAGCCAAATGATATTGCTGAAGCTATTGCTTTTTATAACAGAAAATCCGAGGTGTTGGAACGTCACCTTATAGCAGTCGTAGATTGTGATTTGGTTGTTTATCATCGTCTTGGAAACGCAAGTAAAGGGCATATTATTTTTTATCATGGAGCTTGTGGCTGTAGTCAGATGTGGGCCCACCAATATGATGCCTTTGATGGATTTGACCTTTACTTTGTAAATGTTAGAGGGCAGGGTGAATCACCTATGAAAGTTGGCCTACCCGACTTAGAAGGCGCTGTTCAAGATGTAGATGCTATTTTATCCTATTTTCAGCTAGATAAGGTGATATTGGTCGGTCATTCTTGGGGAGGAAATCCACTTCAAGAGTATACCTATCGCCATCCAGAAAGAGTCCTAGCCTTGGTCATGGTAGATAGTTGGGGACAGCATCGTTACCTATCAGAGAAAGAAAGAGGTCGAATCAAATATAGTTCTCTTATGTACAAGACGATTCCTTGGAAGGTGATTGCTGATAAAAATTCAAAAATGTGTACTGATAACCCTATCACAAGAGAATTGGTCAAGACGGCAATTATAGAAACTGGGCGAGATGTTTTCTTGAACCTTGGAATTACAGGTTTCTTGGCAGTCCATGAGATAGAAGGATATAAAGGAAATCCTCCAATGCTATTAGTAAGAGGCGAAAATGATTTTCCCAAACACCTAAAAATAATCTATGATGGTATCATTGTTCTAAATCCCAATGCGCGTCAAGTAACGATTTCAGACAGCAAACACCAACCGATGAATGACCATCCTAAAGAGTTTAATCAGATAGTTGGTGATTTTTTTGAAGAAGTAGTAGCCTTGTAA